GCCAGTGCTGCGGCGCGCCGCCGAAGCCGATCACGAACACGCGGATGAAGCTCGCGAACGCCGCCGCCTTCACCCCGGTGGACATCAGCGACGTCACCGGCGTGGGCGCGCCGTCGTACGCGTCGGGCGTCCACATGTGGAAGGGCATGGCCGCCACCTTGAAGCCGAACCCCACCATCAGCATGGCCATCCCCGCCAGCAGCAGCGGCGTCACCTGCGCACCGCTGCCGAGGACGAGCCTGCCGAGGAGCGGGATGTCCGTCGTCCCCGTCGCTCCCCAGGTCAGCGCGATGCCGAAGAGGAAGAACGCGCTGGAGAAGGCGCCCAGGAGGAAGTACTTGAGCGCCCCCTCCGCGCTGCGCTCGTCCAGCCGGTCGAAGCCCACCAGGCAGTAGATGGGGATGGAAAGGAGCTCCAGGCCGATGAACACCATCAGCAGGTCGCGCGCGCCCGCCATCATCAGCATCCCCGCGGTGGAGAACAGCACCAGCGCGTGGAACTCGCCGCGGTTGATCCCCCGCCGGTCCAGGTACCCCTGCGCCATCAGCAGCGTGAGCGCGGCGGAGGCCAGGATCACCAGGTCGATGAAGATGCGGAAGCGGTCCATCGCCATCATCGCCGGGCCGGGGCCGGCCTGCACGTTCCACAGCCCGAGCGCCGCGGCGGCCGTGGCCACCACGCCGGCCAGCGCCAGCCAGCCGATGGAGGGCCGGCTCGGCTCGGAGCGGCTCCCCTTCTGCGCCACGTCCACGATCAGCACCAGCATCCCCCACGCGCACAGCACGATCTCGGGGAGCGCCGCCAGCACGTAGCCGGAGGGGCGGGAGAGGTCGAGCACGGCGCTCATCGCCCCGCCTCCGCGCCGCGCTGCATCGCCACCTGCCCGCGCGTGGTCACGCCCGGCATGTCGGGGATCAGCTTGCTCCGCTGCACCGCCACCAGCACGTCGCGCGCGGCCGGCTCCATCCGGTCCAGGAAGGGCTTCGGGTAGAAGCCGATCCACAGGATCAGCGCGACGAGCGGGACCAGGATCGCCAGCTCGCGGCCGTTCAGGTCGGGGATCCGCAGGTTTGCCGGCTTGTCGAGCCGGTTGAACACCATCTTCTGCACCATCGGCAGCATGTAGTACGCGGCGAAGATCACCCCCAGGGCCGACGCGATGGCGAACCATGGGTGCGTCTCGAACGCGCCCAGCAGCACCAGGAACTCGCTCACGAACCCGGCCGTGGTCGGCAGCCCGACGGACGCCATCCCCGCGAACACCAGCATGGTGGCGAAGAGCGGGACCGAGGCCGCCAGCCCGCCGAAGTCCTCGATCTCGTAGCTGTGGCGCCGCTCGTACAGCATCCCCAGCAGGAAGAAGAGCATCGGCGTCGACAGGCCGTGACCGATCATCACCAGCAGCGCGCCCTGCATCCCCTGCAGGTTGAAGGCGAAGATGCCCAGGATCACGAAGCCCAGGTGCGCCACCGAGGTGTAGGCCACCAGCTTCTTCGCGTTGGGCTGCACGGCGGCCACCATCGCCGTGTAGATGATGCCGATCAGCCCCAGCGCCATTGCCCACGGCGCCACCCGTCCCGCCCTCGCGGCGTCGGGGAAGAGCGGGAGGGCGAAGCGGATGAAGCCGTACGTCCCCATCTTCAGCAGCACGCCGGCCAGGACCACGGAGCCGGCCGTGGGCGCCTGCACGTGCGCGTGCGGGAGCCAGGTGTGGAAGGGGAAGATCGGCACCTTGATGGCGAAGGCCAGCGCGAACGCCAGGAAAAGGAGCGACTGCTGCAGCCCGGTCAGCTGCATCTGCTGGAAGGCGAAGTAGCTGAAGCTGGGCTCCAGCGGGCGCGGGCCGCTCCACATCCAGAAGAGGTAGAGGATGGCCACCAGCATCAGCAGCGAGCCCACGGTGGTGAAGAGGAAGAACTTCACCGCCGCGTAGATGCGCTCCTTCCCGCCCCAGATCCCGATCATGAAGTACATCGGGATCAGCATCACCTCCCAGAACACGTAGAACAGGAACATGTCCAGCGCCACGAACACCCCGATCACGCCCGTGGTCAGCGCCAGCAGCGAGGCGTAGAAGCCGCGCTTCCCTTCCTTGATGTACGTCCACGACCCCAGCACCATCAGCGGCAGCAGGAGGGTGGTCAGCAGCACCATGAAGAGCGAGATCCCGTCCAGCCCCAGCTGGTAGTGGATCCCCCATTTCGGGAACCAGGCGGCGTCGACGCAGTTCTGGAAGGCGGGCGAGTTCACCGGGAACGACGGCAGGGTGCAGCGCGCGCCCGGCTCGAAGGTCCAGAAGAGCGGCACCGACACCAGGAACTCGATGACTCCCACCCCCAGCGCCACCTCGCGCGCGTTCTCCTCGCCCGACAGGTACGCGGCCAGCGCGCCCATCAGCGGGAAGACGATGAGGAGGGTGAGGATCCAGTGGCTATGGTAGAAGGCTTCCACGTCCTTATTCCGCCGTCACAGGGCCACGAAGGCGCCGAGCACGATCACCACGCCCACCACCAGCACGAAGGCGTAGGTGTTGAGCTGTCCCGTCTGCAGCCGCCCGAAGGCGATGCCGAACATCTGCGAGAGCCGCCCGAACAGGTCCACCGTCCAGTCGATCACGCCCATGTCGAAGCGCGCGAAGAGGCGGGAGAGTCCTCCCACGGGCCTGACCACGATGCGGTCGTACAGCTCGTCGACGTACCACTTGTTGTAGAGCACGCGCTCCGCGTCGCCCTTGTACTCGGGCTCCGTGGCCGCGTCGCCGATCCGGTCGCGCCGCGCGCCGATCACCGCCCAGGCGACCGCCAGCCCGCCGATGCCGATGGCGATGGCCAGGGCGATGGGCCAGAGCGCGTGCTCGGGCTCCGGCAGCCGCCCGACGCTCTGCGCGATCACGTTGTCCGCGCCGGCCAGCGCGGGGTGGAGCCAGTGGTGCAGCGCCTCGTCCTGCCCGAAGTTGAAGGCGCTCACGATGGGCACGTGCGGTTCCACGTTCACCAGGCCGCCGACCACGGCCAGCGCACCGAGCACGATCAGCGGCAGCGTCAGCGTCCAGTCGCCCTCGTGGAGGTGCTTCCGCTCTTCCTCCCCCGTCCGGTTCCGGCCGAAGAAGGTGTAGATCATCATCCGGCCCATGTAGAACGCCGTCATGAACGCGGCGACGGAGAGGATCACCCCGATCGCCGCCATCCACGTGCTCCCCGCGATCCCCAGCAACCGCGCGCTGGAGAGGTGCGACGCGCCCTCCGCCCCCAGCCACGCCGCGCCGATGATCTCGTCCTTCGAGAAGAATCCCGCGAAGGGCGGCACCCCCGCGATCGCCAGGGTGGAGACGCCCATGGTCGCGAACGTGATCGGCAGGTACTTCCTGAGTCCCCCCATGTTGCGCATGTCCTGCGCGTCCGCGGGGTTGTGCGTGGAGTGCAGCGCGGCGTGCATGGCGTGGATCACCGCGCCGGAGCCCAGGAAGAGGCAGGCCTTGAAGAAGGCGTGCGTCATCAGGTGGAACACGCCGGCCACGTACGCGCCCATCCCCACCCCGGCGAACATGAAGCCGAGCTGCGAGACGGTGGAGTAGGCCAGGACCTTCTTGATGTCCCACTGCTTCAGGCCGATGGACGCCGCGAAGATGGCCGTCAGCGCGCCGACCAGGGCCACGACGAGCGAGGCGGACGGCGCCAGCGTGTAGATCACCGCCGAGCGCGCGACGAGATAGACGCCCGCCGTCACCATCGTGGCAGCGTGGATCAGCGCGGAGACCGGCGTGGGGCCGGCCATGGCGTCGGGCAGCCAGGTGTAGAGCGGGATCTGCGCGCTCTTGCCGCAGGCGCCCAGGAAGAAGAAGAGCCCGATCCAGGTGATCAGCGCGCCACCGAAGTAGCGCCCCTGGTCGGACAGCAGCGCCTCGTTCACCCCGCGGAAGTCCAGCGCGCCCACGTTCCAGAAGAGGAGGAACATGGCGATCAGGAACCCGAAGTCGCCGATGCGGTTGACGATGAACGCCTTCTTCC
The sequence above is a segment of the Longimicrobium sp. genome. Coding sequences within it:
- the nuoL gene encoding NADH-quinone oxidoreductase subunit L, encoding MLLLQEAAHGAQALEEGANGFRTVYPWLIVALPLLGFVLNGLLSIVAARRALPKLPPVGDPSYDHAHDEDHGEAAAHPAMVHAAVGAEMPSEQEAHDSGAVAHPVDAAHAEMHGDAHAVAADAHGHDDHFHEPDEHLPAGPKPWTHVLPSFIAPGVLLASFVVALLNFLAMRGVAPEARFAIEPGWSWIPVGSLHVDAALQLDPLSMLMTLVVTGVGSLIHIFSVGYMKEDPGYPRYMAYLNLFVFFMLMLVLGSSYPVMFVGWEGVGLCSYLLIGFWFTEKANADAGKKAFIVNRIGDFGFLIAMFLLFWNVGALDFRGVNEALLSDQGRYFGGALITWIGLFFFLGACGKSAQIPLYTWLPDAMAGPTPVSALIHAATMVTAGVYLVARSAVIYTLAPSASLVVALVGALTAIFAASIGLKQWDIKKVLAYSTVSQLGFMFAGVGMGAYVAGVFHLMTHAFFKACLFLGSGAVIHAMHAALHSTHNPADAQDMRNMGGLRKYLPITFATMGVSTLAIAGVPPFAGFFSKDEIIGAAWLGAEGASHLSSARLLGIAGSTWMAAIGVILSVAAFMTAFYMGRMMIYTFFGRNRTGEEERKHLHEGDWTLTLPLIVLGALAVVGGLVNVEPHVPIVSAFNFGQDEALHHWLHPALAGADNVIAQSVGRLPEPEHALWPIALAIAIGIGGLAVAWAVIGARRDRIGDAATEPEYKGDAERVLYNKWYVDELYDRIVVRPVGGLSRLFARFDMGVIDWTVDLFGRLSQMFGIAFGRLQTGQLNTYAFVLVVGVVIVLGAFVAL
- a CDS encoding NADH-quinone oxidoreductase subunit N → MSAVLDLSRPSGYVLAALPEIVLCAWGMLVLIVDVAQKGSRSEPSRPSIGWLALAGVVATAAAALGLWNVQAGPGPAMMAMDRFRIFIDLVILASAALTLLMAQGYLDRRGINRGEFHALVLFSTAGMLMMAGARDLLMVFIGLELLSIPIYCLVGFDRLDERSAEGALKYFLLGAFSSAFFLFGIALTWGATGTTDIPLLGRLVLGSGAQVTPLLLAGMAMLMVGFGFKVAAMPFHMWTPDAYDGAPTPVTSLMSTGVKAAAFASFIRVFVIGFGGAPQHWQQIGFWIAVVTMVGANLIALTEGSLKRMLAYSSIAHAGYLLVALLSNSADGAAAFLFYLLVYTLMTAGAFAILIANSREATGHERVALEDWTGFAREKPVLAGLFAIFLLSLAGFPLTAGFLGKLYILRAAIASQLTPLAVILVLASLLSYFYYLRVIVVMYMAPPRVAGEHRAARLPAPAMAGVGLAAALVVLLFFLGAWPMNWAERSANSLWPAEWQQPAAAPGQPGQAPRSVIRSL
- a CDS encoding NADH-quinone oxidoreductase subunit M, yielding MEAFYHSHWILTLLIVFPLMGALAAYLSGEENAREVALGVGVIEFLVSVPLFWTFEPGARCTLPSFPVNSPAFQNCVDAAWFPKWGIHYQLGLDGISLFMVLLTTLLLPLMVLGSWTYIKEGKRGFYASLLALTTGVIGVFVALDMFLFYVFWEVMLIPMYFMIGIWGGKERIYAAVKFFLFTTVGSLLMLVAILYLFWMWSGPRPLEPSFSYFAFQQMQLTGLQQSLLFLAFALAFAIKVPIFPFHTWLPHAHVQAPTAGSVVLAGVLLKMGTYGFIRFALPLFPDAARAGRVAPWAMALGLIGIIYTAMVAAVQPNAKKLVAYTSVAHLGFVILGIFAFNLQGMQGALLVMIGHGLSTPMLFFLLGMLYERRHSYEIEDFGGLAASVPLFATMLVFAGMASVGLPTTAGFVSEFLVLLGAFETHPWFAIASALGVIFAAYYMLPMVQKMVFNRLDKPANLRIPDLNGRELAILVPLVALILWIGFYPKPFLDRMEPAARDVLVAVQRSKLIPDMPGVTTRGQVAMQRGAEAGR